In Plectropomus leopardus isolate mb unplaced genomic scaffold, YSFRI_Pleo_2.0 unplaced_scaffold23788, whole genome shotgun sequence, the sequence GTGTGGGAGCTGAAGTGTGCACGGGAACTGATGCTGTGTCTCCATGGCGACGGTTCTAGCTGGCGCGgccctccagcagcagcagcctcagtaGCGTCCTGGCCGCGGCGAGCAGCGCTCCGTGCAGCGCGTACTGCACCGCCAGCGCCCCGAAGCCACGGTAGAAGCCGGCGGCGCCCTCCTTGCGGCGGATGTGGTGGAGGCAGTCGGAGAAGCCGTCGTACTGCGTGTTGACGGGGAGGACCAGCGGGCTGCCACCGTTCCCCACGGCGGCTGCCGCACCGTCAGTGGCATCGATAATGGTGCGCGTGCCCTGCAGGCCGAGGCGGTGCAGCGCCGTCTCCAGGGGAAACAACGCCACGTCCGCAACCAGGGACCCTGCCCACGCCGCCGCCAGCTCGGGGAAGTAGGCGTCCAAGGGGTTGGACGGCTCCACCCGCTGCTTCCTGCCCCGCTGGTGCAGCCACAGCGCCACCCGCTGGACAGAGGCGGCGATGGCGTAGCGCAGGACGGCATGCAGCGCGGCAGGAAGCAGCAGAGAGCTGAGAGGAAGCAGGCGGCGGCTGTGAGGAGCGCCGACGCCCAACAGACGCGTCAAACCCTCACGGACACAATCCAGCAGGCCAGAGGACGAGTC encodes:
- the slc25a46 gene encoding solute carrier family 25 member 46; amino-acid sequence: ELSLWTDRPLVSPQSEIVRDDSSSGLLDCVREGLTRLLGVGAPHSRRLLPLSSLLLPAALHAVLRYAIAASVQRVALWLHQRGRKQRVEPSNPLDAYFPELAAAWAGSLVADVALFPLETALHRLGLQGTRTIIDATDGAAAAVGNGGSPLVLPVNTQYDGFSDCLHHIRRKEGAAGFYRGFGALAVQYALHGALLAAARTLLRLLLLEGRAS